In the genome of Juglans microcarpa x Juglans regia isolate MS1-56 chromosome 6S, Jm3101_v1.0, whole genome shotgun sequence, the window aattatgaattatcactttctaaaatcatccaTATTGATTTAATactatgactaaaatatttaaaagtttgacctgtttattattgaaaacaaactataaagtttaatactaggtaatataattatcccaaaatattttaaaataaaccacagctattattaaatatactaaattatatctaaagtgtaaaaacaacattactccaatattgtttactcttaaaacaaatttttacttaataatatgttgaaataattttctgtaatcataattaaataagagtttattaacacataataaaatttttaaaacacctTAGCATAACTTGCAATTCAAagggtaaaaaagtaattaataatattagtgtAAAATATAACGTAGAACCATGTACAATACTTAcgtaaacaaaaattatttgaaggaAAACAGAGGCTACGTACGCGATATGGAGGTTCATCGTGATTGAAGGAGGTCGCGGCGGGGCTGGCCAGTGGGAGGTGGCAGAGACACGACGGCggaacactgagagagagagaaagagatgagcgagagagagagagaatcaaccgtgagggagagagaggccaTGGCGAGAGGGAGGACTTACACACCGAGTACGACGGGGAGCTACGGACTGGGTCACATGGGGCAGCGTCCAACGGTGGAGGCTTGTCCTCCCGCGACTTCTGCTATTAACGGCGTCTTATGCGGCTGCGAGGGTAGTGGCTTAATGgcagtgggtatttgagacaaGGATACTTTgtttttgaaagttgaaacagAGGTACTTATGATTTCGTGTGGGCTGAGCATGGTGGTGATCTGAGGGAGAAGTAGCGACGAGGTTGGCCTGGCTTCAGCATGGCGAGGCTGCTAGACATAACAGAGGTTGTGGGTTGCAGGGAAGCCATGAGGGTGCAACTACGTGGGAGGCTACGGTGTAGTTTCGGTTGTTCTTGACTCTTGATGATGATTAAGCAGCGTCTCCGTGGGTGGTGCACTGGCAGAGCAGCGACTTCCACGGTGGTGTTTTCCGACGTGGGTTCACGGCTGGCCATGGTGGTGCTATGGTGGCGGCGTCAGTTTTCCCATGGGGATGGTGTTTTAATTCTAATTGGGTGAGGACCGGGCTGCGATGATGCTGGGACGGCGTGGGTCGTGGCTTGTGGAGGTTGATTTTGTGCGGCAGCTGGGTGAGCCGCGACTGGGTGGTTCTGTGATCGTTTCTACATCTGGAGTGGCCAGAAAGCCGTGCATGGTGGCAGACGAGGAAGACAGCAGCAACTGGGTGGCTACTTAATCTAAGGTTGAAGATGAACGATAAAGTCATGAGGAATGAGCGTGAACTATGAAGTTAactttggaatatatatataggaaacagaaaataaaaccctagagaaagtaGGAAGGAGAGACGTGCATGAAGTGAAACAAATAATAGGTGTGTGGCGTGCAAGGCATGGAGACTAATGGGATTTTCAGGTCTTGCATTTAGGATGGACGTTTTCCTTATTTGGATCACGATTgacctctaaaaaaaaatatataacttgtCCCACTAATTTTCAGTCCAATAAAAACTTCACCTAATCCAacgtatttaaagatttaaacctACTCGGCAAAATCCCAGAAATTATTCAATAtccatcaaaaaataatataaacaatttgagCTCGTAGTCTATTCCAACAATAATTGTAAATTTCAAGTGGGCAGACACGAATTCCTTGCttggcccgggtgttacaagAACGATTTTTTGATCTTGTACATGTTAAAGATACATCGGTATTGACTctaaagaatgaaatatttgctgTTGTTTCTCATCATTGTcttgatattcaaaatattcGTGGGCAAGGATATGATGGTGCTAATAATATGCGTGGTGAATGGAAAGGATTGCAAGCACTATTTCTTAAAGATTGCCCATATACATACTATGTTCATTATTTTGCTCACCGATTACAGTTAGCATTAGTTGCTACATCTAGAGAGGTAGTTTCTATTCATgagtttttctcaaatttgaatttcattatcAATGTGGTGGGCGCCTCATATAAACATCATGATGAACTGCAAGCTGCTCAGACAACACAAATTGCATATATGATAGCTATTGATGAACTTGAAAGTGGAAAAGGAGCTAACCAAATTGGCACTATCAAACGAGCAGGTGATTCTCGTTAgggttctcatttttattctatttgcagtctacTACAAATGTTTGGAGCCACTTGCTTGGcgcttgaaaatataataaaagaagGATCCACTTACTCTCAACGCGAAGATGCGAATGCTgcttataaaatgattaaatcattccaatttatatttattttacatttaatgAAGGAAATCATGGGTATTACTGATGTTCTTAGTCAAGTTTTGCAGCAAAAATTTCAAGACATCTTGAATGCCATGAATATGGTTTCTACTACAAAAGGACTCATtcaaaaattgagaaatgaagGTTGAGAAAATCTGCTTGAGAATGTTGTCTCTTTATCCAATAAATTTGATATTGACATTCCAGAATTGAGCTCTCGTTATGTACAAGGTCATGGTCATCATCAACGAGATCACATTACGATAGAGcatcattatcattttaaaatatttaatgctaCTATAGATTTTCAAATGCAAGAGCTTGACAGTAGGTTTGGTGAAGGAGTAGCAAAGCTTTTAGCCCTTAGCTCAGCTTTGGATCCAAAGGATGCTTATAGATCCTTTAATATTGATGATATCTGTTGTCTTGCAGAAAAATATTATCCTCTTGATTTTTCTAAGAAcgagaaaattaatttaaggtttcAATTGAAGCATTTTGAAGTTGATGTGCTTACTAATCCGAAGTTTCAGAGTTTGTCATCCATTACAGATTTATGTCGAAGATTGGTAGAGACAGAGAAATCAAAAACATAATATCTTATTGATAGATTGATTCGTCTTGTTTTGACTCTTCTAGTATCTACAGCGACCAGTGAACGAGCATTTTCAACTATGAAGATTGTTAAAACAAGACTTCGcaataaaattgaatatgaGTTTCTAGCAAATAATTTAGTTGTCTATATTGAAAGAGAAATAGCTAAGAATTTTGATTTAGATTCAatacttgatgattttgtttctttaaaagaacgcaagttacaattttagacattctatgtttcttttgtttgatatatttgtACGAGTGTCTTTAtgttatttcaataatatattgttattgacatatcatatacttttttaatacataAGTTCTATTAAgcgtattttatttttattttagatcttACTAACAGGTTGTTATATACTGCAGAAAAAATTGTAtagaaatacaacaaaaaatattttattatagttttagcttTGCTTCCCCCCCCCTAAAACAAATTTCTGGTTCCGccacactacaacagaaagggtcttttgggacgaaaattttcgtcccaaaagaccccaatttcgtcccaaaaaaatttttgggacgaaaaaaattcgtcccaaagtcgttccaatatcactgtgccaaaaggtattttgggacgaaaatcaccatttcgtcccaaaaaatttcttttgggacgaaattgaaggaaaccgttcgaacacgttcgaacgaaaattttttttgtcatggtttaaattcgtcctagaaaatggttcgaacggaaaaaattttaagttcgaacagtagtgacgtgtttgaacgatttcgaaatatgttcgaacacacatgaattcgttcgaacgttatgaattgtcattgtgttcgaacgttaaatggtcaggtcgaacggtatatgggttcgaacggtataggctatgttcgaacacgactgaaattatttacgttcgaacgttgtgtgatcgttcgaactctacgaacataaatttcgttcgaacattacgtttacgttcgaaagctat includes:
- the LOC121236577 gene encoding uncharacterized protein LOC121236577, which produces MLRANSQQSTPSKSIDVVRWLAFQGCAFRGHDETPDSKNRGNFLEMLKLLASYNDKVKVRNKIREDDGNTKFCIIVDEARDESQREQMTIILRFVDDDASPWVVHWQSSDFHGGVFRRGFTAGHGGAMVAASVFPWGWCFNSNWTRIPCLARVLQERFFDLVHVKDTSVLTLKNEIFAVVSHHCLDIQNIRGQGYDGANNMRGEWKGLQALFLKDCPYTYYVHYFAHRLQLALVATSREVVSIHEFFSNLNFIINVVGASYKHHDELQAAQTTQIAYMIAIDELESGKGANQIGTIKRADFQMQELDSRFGEGVAKLLALSSALDPKDAYRSFNIDDICCLAEKYYPLDFSKNEKINLRLIRLVLTLLVSTATSERAFSTMKIVKTRLRNKIEYEFLANNLVVYIEREIAKNFDLDSILDDFFY